A window of Christiangramia forsetii KT0803 contains these coding sequences:
- a CDS encoding dihydroorotase, producing the protein MKKVLIKNAKIVNEGKIIDGDVFIEDGIISEISESISAKSPDVSIFDAEGTYLLPGLIDDQVHFREPGLTHKESIETGSKAAVAGGITSFIEMPNTLPQTTNMEELEEKFKIASETSYANYSFMFGGTNDNLSEIEKIDPKNVAALKLFLGSSTGNMLVDDEKVLEQIFKKSPVLIAAHCEDEATVKKNLEDCIERYGDDIPIELHPKIRSEEACYKSSSRAVALAKKTGARLHVFHVSTAKELSLFNNKKALKDKKITAEVCIHHLWFNESDYAKKGTLIKWNPAVKTKKDQEALLAGLLDNHLDVLATDHAPHTKEEKKNVYTKAPSGGPLVQHALPALLQMHHQGKISLEKIVEKACHNPAILFQVEKRGFIKEGYKADLVLVDLNSPWAVQPDNIFSKCQWSPFEGTTFKSRITHTFVNGRLVYKNFKHTSFTKNAERLSFDR; encoded by the coding sequence ATGAAGAAGGTTTTAATCAAGAACGCAAAGATTGTAAACGAAGGAAAAATTATTGATGGTGACGTATTTATAGAAGACGGGATCATTTCTGAAATTTCTGAAAGTATTAGTGCTAAATCTCCCGATGTAAGCATTTTTGATGCTGAAGGGACGTATCTCTTACCCGGTCTTATAGACGACCAGGTACATTTTAGAGAGCCAGGCCTTACCCATAAAGAATCTATTGAAACTGGTTCTAAAGCAGCTGTTGCTGGTGGAATCACTTCATTTATAGAAATGCCGAATACTTTACCTCAAACTACCAATATGGAAGAATTAGAGGAAAAGTTTAAGATAGCTTCAGAAACCTCATACGCCAATTACTCTTTCATGTTTGGCGGCACGAATGATAATCTTAGCGAAATTGAAAAAATAGACCCTAAGAATGTTGCTGCTTTAAAATTATTTCTTGGCTCATCTACCGGAAATATGCTTGTAGATGACGAAAAGGTGCTGGAACAAATCTTTAAAAAATCACCGGTTCTAATTGCTGCTCATTGTGAAGATGAAGCAACTGTAAAGAAGAATTTAGAAGACTGTATAGAAAGATATGGCGATGATATTCCTATTGAGCTGCATCCAAAAATTAGAAGCGAAGAAGCATGTTATAAATCTTCATCCAGGGCAGTAGCATTGGCTAAAAAAACCGGGGCCAGGTTGCACGTTTTTCATGTTTCAACAGCCAAGGAGTTAAGTTTATTCAATAATAAGAAAGCTCTAAAAGATAAAAAGATCACTGCTGAGGTTTGCATCCATCATCTTTGGTTCAACGAATCAGATTACGCCAAAAAAGGAACTCTTATAAAGTGGAATCCTGCAGTGAAGACAAAAAAGGATCAGGAAGCTTTATTGGCTGGTTTACTGGATAATCATCTGGATGTGCTTGCAACAGATCATGCTCCTCATACAAAGGAGGAGAAGAAGAATGTATATACAAAAGCTCCAAGCGGAGGTCCTTTAGTTCAACATGCATTACCGGCTTTGCTTCAAATGCATCATCAGGGAAAAATATCTTTGGAGAAAATTGTAGAAAAAGCCTGTCACAATCCTGCAATTTTATTTCAGGTAGAGAAAAGAGGATTTATAAAGGAAGGTTATAAAGCAGATCTTGTGCTAGTAGACCTTAACTCGCCATGGGCGGTGCAACCAGATAATATTTTCTCTAAATGTCAATGGTCGCCTTTTGAAGGGACTACTTTTAAATCCAGGATAACCCATACCTTTGTTAACGGAAGATTGGTTTATAAGAACTTCAAGCATACCTCATTTACTAAAAACGCCGAAAGATTAAGCTTTGATCGTTAA
- a CDS encoding NAD-dependent epimerase/dehydratase family protein yields the protein MILVTGGTGLVGSHLLYELAAKNEKLRATIRPSSDIGQVRKVFGYYSDKAEADRLFNRIEWVTADINDIPSLNLAFEDISRVYHSAALVSFDPSKEAKLRKINIEGTANIVNLCIANNISKLCYVSSIAAIGSNQNNSKLDETSKWNPEENHNDYAISKYGAEIEVWRSTQEGIDAVIINPGVIIGPGFWNSGSGKIFSKIDNGLSYHFPKITGFVGVQDVVKSMIALMKSPIKNEQFIVVSENLSFETVFKETATYMGKSEPTKQLKKWMITLGWIFQKIGSWFGGKRQITRDSINGLYEKTYFDNTKIKQELNFEFTPMSKVLEETSSFYTNEKP from the coding sequence ATGATTCTGGTAACCGGAGGAACAGGTTTAGTAGGTTCCCATCTTTTATATGAGCTGGCTGCAAAAAATGAAAAGCTTAGGGCAACAATTCGCCCTTCTAGTGATATTGGTCAGGTAAGAAAGGTTTTTGGCTATTATTCTGATAAAGCTGAAGCCGACAGGCTATTTAATCGTATTGAATGGGTGACGGCAGATATTAATGATATTCCTTCTCTTAATCTGGCTTTTGAAGACATTTCCCGGGTATATCACTCTGCAGCGCTAGTTTCTTTTGATCCATCTAAGGAAGCAAAGCTGAGAAAGATCAATATTGAAGGAACTGCCAATATTGTAAATCTTTGTATCGCCAATAACATTTCGAAACTTTGTTATGTAAGCAGTATTGCCGCTATTGGATCTAATCAAAATAATTCAAAACTCGATGAAACTTCCAAATGGAATCCGGAGGAAAATCATAATGACTACGCGATTTCTAAATACGGTGCTGAAATTGAAGTCTGGAGAAGCACCCAGGAAGGAATAGATGCGGTAATTATAAATCCCGGAGTAATCATTGGCCCGGGATTCTGGAATTCTGGAAGTGGTAAAATATTTAGTAAAATAGATAATGGTTTAAGTTATCACTTTCCAAAAATCACCGGATTTGTTGGCGTACAAGATGTAGTAAAAAGTATGATTGCCCTCATGAAATCACCTATCAAAAATGAGCAATTTATAGTAGTTTCTGAAAATTTGAGTTTTGAAACAGTCTTTAAAGAAACAGCAACTTATATGGGAAAATCTGAACCAACCAAACAGCTCAAAAAATGGATGATCACTTTAGGCTGGATCTTTCAGAAAATAGGAAGCTGGTTTGGTGGAAAAAGACAAATCACCAGAGATTCTATTAACGGACTTTACGAAAAAACTTATTTTGATAATACTAAAATAAAGCAAGAGCTGAACTTTGAATTTACTCCTATGAGCAAGGTCTTAGAAGAAACTTCAAGTTTTTATACTAATGAAAAGCCTTAA
- a CDS encoding T9SS type A sorting domain-containing protein — MEKKYLYSFFLICFLIIAAPVSAQESDRVPQRTEIPIDGLSIYPNPVTGGKVYISSTKNEDKIIEIYNVLGKPVQKTRLRGREMDVSTLTPGIYILKIQEGKAKATRKLVVK; from the coding sequence ATGGAGAAAAAGTACCTATATTCCTTTTTTCTTATTTGTTTCCTGATAATTGCCGCTCCGGTAAGTGCTCAGGAATCTGATCGTGTTCCGCAGCGAACTGAAATTCCTATCGATGGTCTTTCTATTTATCCTAACCCTGTGACCGGAGGAAAGGTTTATATTTCTTCTACTAAAAATGAAGATAAGATCATTGAGATTTACAATGTACTGGGAAAACCTGTTCAAAAAACTCGTTTAAGAGGACGCGAAATGGATGTTTCTACATTAACACCCGGAATTTATATCTTAAAAATACAAGAAGGAAAAGCGAAAGCTACCCGTAAACTAGTGGTAAAATAA
- a CDS encoding uroporphyrinogen-III synthase, translated as MKVKTILVSQPEPKVENSPYFELEEKQKVKIDFIPFIHVEGVPSKEVRQQKIDLSDYSAIILTSRNAVDHFFRIAEEMRYKVPDSLKYFCLSEAVAYYLQKYVVYRKRKIYVGKRTFAELAPLIKKYKNEKFLLPSSDMLKPDVPKTLNKLGVEWKKAVFYRTVVSDLSHLKDVTYDILVFFSPSGIKSLFENFPDFKQNDTRIAVFGNTTIKAAKEHGLVCNIKAPTPETPSMTMAINKYISEANKK; from the coding sequence ATGAAAGTGAAAACAATTTTGGTTTCCCAGCCTGAACCTAAGGTCGAAAATTCACCTTATTTTGAGCTAGAGGAGAAACAAAAAGTTAAAATTGATTTCATACCCTTTATTCATGTTGAAGGCGTACCTTCGAAAGAAGTAAGACAGCAAAAGATCGATCTTTCAGATTACTCGGCTATTATACTTACCAGCCGTAATGCTGTAGACCACTTCTTTAGAATTGCTGAAGAAATGCGCTATAAAGTACCTGATTCGTTAAAATATTTTTGTTTGAGTGAAGCGGTAGCTTATTATCTGCAAAAATATGTGGTTTATCGAAAACGTAAGATTTACGTTGGAAAAAGAACCTTTGCTGAATTGGCTCCTTTGATCAAGAAGTATAAGAATGAAAAATTTCTATTACCTTCTTCAGATATGCTTAAGCCAGATGTACCAAAGACATTGAATAAACTAGGTGTTGAATGGAAAAAAGCTGTTTTTTACAGAACGGTGGTAAGCGACCTTTCCCACTTAAAAGATGTTACGTACGATATATTGGTGTTTTTCAGCCCTAGTGGAATTAAATCGCTTTTTGAGAACTTTCCAGATTTCAAACAAAATGATACCCGTATTGCGGTTTTTGGGAATACTACCATTAAGGCAGCTAAAGAGCATGGACTTGTTTGCAACATTAAAGCTCCAACGCCTGAGACTCCAAGCATGACCATGGCAATCAATAAATACATCAGTGAGGCTAATAAAAAGTAA
- a CDS encoding polyprenol monophosphomannose synthase — protein MVNGIIIIPTFNEIENIERIIRNVFSQRRKFHILVVDDNSPDGTATRVRTLQAEFPERLFLEERVGKQGLGTAYIHGFKWTLQRDYEYIFEMDADFSHNPNDLVRLYNACKRDGADVSIGSRYITGVNVINWPMNRVLMSWLASRYVRFVTGMDVQDTTAGFVCYKRKVLERINLNKIQFVGYAFQIEMKFKAHLHNFKILEVPVIFTDRTRGTSKMSGSIISEAVFGVIKMKLKSLFNRKKV, from the coding sequence ATGGTAAATGGGATAATTATTATACCCACCTTTAATGAAATTGAGAATATAGAACGCATTATAAGAAATGTGTTTTCTCAAAGACGCAAATTTCATATTCTGGTAGTAGATGATAATTCTCCCGATGGAACCGCAACCCGGGTAAGAACATTACAGGCTGAATTTCCTGAAAGATTGTTCCTTGAAGAGAGAGTTGGAAAGCAGGGGCTTGGTACCGCTTATATTCATGGATTTAAGTGGACCTTACAGAGAGATTATGAATATATCTTTGAAATGGATGCCGACTTTTCCCATAATCCGAACGATCTCGTAAGATTATACAATGCCTGTAAAAGGGATGGAGCAGATGTTTCAATAGGTTCCCGGTATATTACAGGAGTGAATGTGATCAACTGGCCCATGAACAGGGTCTTGATGTCCTGGCTGGCATCCAGGTATGTGAGATTTGTAACAGGAATGGACGTTCAGGATACTACGGCAGGGTTTGTATGTTATAAAAGAAAAGTGCTGGAAAGAATAAACCTTAATAAAATACAGTTTGTTGGTTATGCTTTTCAGATAGAGATGAAGTTCAAAGCTCATCTTCATAATTTTAAAATATTGGAAGTTCCGGTGATATTTACCGATAGAACCCGCGGAACTTCTAAAATGAGCGGCTCCATAATTTCTGAAGCCGTTTTTGGGGTAATTAAAATGAAGCTTAAAAGTCTGTTTAACAGGAAAAAAGTCTAA
- a CDS encoding DUF4296 domain-containing protein: protein MIVNFRNIIVSFLTLILLGSCQDLKKSEKPKDLIPEAKMIDVLTEISLLHAARNYNKQKLENIGVDPDTYVYEKFDIDSMQFERSSNWYSEQYNQYEGIYDSVKARLQIMKTRLDSVRDIEIEIEDSIKQVKKDSIKALDSLKVDDSKKDFKVDSLKQEKFEESLKNRKDSLIAPPELTEDDSN, encoded by the coding sequence TTGATCGTTAATTTCAGAAATATCATTGTTTCATTTTTAACTTTGATCCTGCTAGGTTCCTGTCAGGATTTGAAAAAATCTGAGAAGCCGAAAGACCTTATTCCTGAAGCAAAAATGATCGATGTTCTTACTGAAATTTCCCTGCTTCATGCAGCAAGGAATTACAATAAGCAAAAGCTCGAAAATATTGGAGTAGATCCCGATACCTATGTTTACGAGAAGTTTGACATAGATAGTATGCAGTTTGAAAGAAGTAGTAATTGGTATTCAGAACAATATAACCAATATGAGGGAATCTATGATAGCGTAAAAGCCCGGTTGCAGATTATGAAGACCAGGTTAGATTCTGTTAGGGATATAGAGATAGAAATTGAAGACAGTATAAAACAGGTGAAAAAAGACTCTATAAAAGCCTTGGATTCTTTAAAAGTTGACGATTCAAAAAAAGATTTTAAAGTAGATTCATTAAAACAGGAAAAATTTGAAGAGTCATTAAAAAATAGAAAAGATAGCTTAATAGCTCCGCCGGAATTAACCGAGGATGACTCTAATTAA
- a CDS encoding acyltransferase, which translates to MLEKRIFEISDKNEFESLALEVFEYQFNNNTIYRQFSKLLHKTPGVVNKIQDIPFLPIEFFKTKNIVSDTRTPQTIFSSSGTTGTVTSKHHVTDLRLYEKSFLKTFIKFYGAPSDYIFLALLPSYLERQGSSLIYMADHLIKSSGNKESGFYLNDLDSLSEKLEQLDSGGKKVFLIGVSFALLDLIEKRRFRLKNTIIMETGGMKGRRKEMIREELHQHLKKGFGIENIHSEYGMTELLSQAYSKGKGVFECPGWMDILIRDPEDALSLLPEGKTGGINVIDLANINSCSFIATQDLGRIKNNEIEILGRFDNSDVRGCNLLLL; encoded by the coding sequence ATGCTCGAAAAAAGAATATTTGAGATCTCAGATAAAAATGAGTTTGAGTCTCTGGCATTAGAGGTATTTGAATACCAGTTCAATAATAATACTATTTACAGGCAGTTTTCTAAACTTTTACATAAGACACCTGGAGTTGTAAATAAAATTCAGGATATACCTTTCCTGCCTATTGAATTCTTTAAAACTAAAAATATTGTAAGTGATACGAGAACTCCTCAAACAATTTTTTCAAGCAGTGGAACAACCGGAACTGTAACCAGTAAACATCATGTTACCGATCTTCGCCTTTATGAGAAAAGCTTCTTAAAAACTTTCATCAAATTCTATGGTGCGCCTTCCGATTATATTTTTCTCGCTCTATTGCCTTCTTATCTGGAACGGCAAGGATCTTCATTAATCTATATGGCAGATCATCTTATTAAAAGTTCAGGAAATAAAGAAAGTGGTTTTTATTTGAATGACCTTGATTCACTTTCTGAAAAACTAGAGCAGCTGGATTCAGGCGGAAAAAAAGTCTTTTTAATAGGTGTTTCTTTTGCTCTTCTGGATCTTATTGAAAAAAGAAGGTTTAGGTTAAAAAACACCATTATCATGGAAACCGGCGGCATGAAAGGACGTCGTAAGGAAATGATACGTGAAGAATTACACCAGCATTTAAAAAAGGGGTTTGGAATAGAAAATATCCATAGCGAATATGGAATGACTGAATTGCTTTCTCAGGCATATTCCAAAGGAAAGGGAGTTTTTGAATGCCCTGGCTGGATGGATATCTTAATACGTGATCCCGAAGACGCCTTATCACTTCTACCGGAAGGAAAAACAGGAGGAATTAATGTCATTGATCTTGCTAACATCAACTCATGCTCATTTATTGCTACTCAGGATCTTGGAAGAATTAAAAATAATGAAATTGAAATTCTGGGAAGGTTTGATAACAGTGACGTGAGAGGTTGCAACCTATTATTATTATAA
- a CDS encoding TonB-dependent receptor, with amino-acid sequence MKNFLLLTFLLIVSVIQAQDTTGSIAGKLSDREMSGEPLPFANVLIKGSTKGTTSDYDGLYLLDKLQPGTYTLVFSFIGYETLEVPAVVVEAGKVTEVNTDLGSSAAALDEVVITTVLRRDSEVALLIDQKNSVDIKESIGAQELAKLGVSDAATATTKISGVTSSEASGDIFVRGLGDRYLYTTLNGLPIPSDDVERKNIDLGLFPTRVIQNIGISKNYSSENSADQASGNIDITSRELRGKSELDLGVRFGANTNAIGQFSDFKVSPNQEDVYFGFYDQAIPTRFSLNNQDWDPGEAVLPINRRYALTAGKEFGDFRILLTASNSSSFEYNEGTFANYRNNDFEDGFTDATNYKKTDNNTALLDLGYEINDNNRIKATSLFINKVSDEVFEGGRNGEGVVFEESDRGDGFNQFVRDQNTKQTRLWVNQLHGFHELWDGKNELEWAAGYNMVDADEPNRIRNEVNIHPTKPILLGETNAYQQRKSVQQIDDIEFNGLIENQYNFIQEDETEKKLFVKIGGNYRNKQRDFYSRFFGTEERDYNTINPTSIDNLSGIFTTENFNSGALAFNVLNPDIYEGSLESIAGFTFFNYGNTKWNVNLGARIQQDDINVIFDVNNYPSNLPNFVYKSYDNIYPSINFRFSPSKDSNIRLAASRTITFPEFKEIAPFEYVSQTGLVTRGNPDLEASTNTNLDLKYEIFPSSGELISLTGFYKKIDNPINKARERGSAPVFSYFNAGEEANIYGLELEARMDVIENKNEAGLDLSVSGNVTRMWHSQDLKDVYDDAGKFIRTFRYNRKDEIGLQGASDWIFNASVNVSTETEKPFQATLVGAYASDKIFALGNPESQRLDQIDIQYNDEIIEKGFVTLDLIMSKELNDGWELQFRGQNLLNPEIERFQAIRPISGNIDESNQTVRSYNRGAVISLGVNYSF; translated from the coding sequence ATGAAAAATTTTTTATTACTAACATTCCTACTTATTGTGAGTGTAATTCAGGCTCAGGACACCACCGGATCTATCGCCGGAAAACTTTCTGACCGCGAAATGAGCGGAGAACCTCTCCCGTTTGCAAACGTATTAATAAAAGGATCTACCAAGGGCACCACATCAGATTATGATGGTCTTTATTTATTAGATAAGTTACAGCCCGGAACCTATACACTTGTATTCAGCTTTATAGGATATGAAACATTAGAAGTACCAGCTGTAGTTGTTGAAGCCGGAAAAGTAACCGAAGTAAATACGGATCTTGGTTCCAGTGCAGCTGCTTTGGATGAAGTTGTAATCACTACTGTTTTGCGAAGGGATTCTGAAGTAGCCCTGTTAATTGATCAGAAAAACTCTGTGGATATAAAAGAAAGCATCGGAGCTCAGGAATTAGCCAAATTAGGAGTATCCGATGCCGCGACAGCAACTACAAAGATTTCTGGAGTTACAAGTAGTGAAGCTTCCGGAGATATTTTTGTTAGAGGTTTAGGTGACCGTTATTTATATACTACCTTAAACGGACTTCCAATTCCTTCAGACGATGTAGAACGTAAGAATATCGACCTTGGATTATTCCCTACAAGGGTTATTCAGAATATAGGGATCAGTAAGAACTATTCATCTGAAAATTCAGCAGATCAGGCTTCAGGAAATATAGATATCACCTCCCGAGAACTTAGAGGGAAAAGTGAACTGGATCTTGGAGTAAGATTTGGCGCTAACACCAACGCAATTGGTCAGTTTAGCGATTTTAAAGTTTCTCCAAATCAGGAAGATGTTTATTTCGGGTTTTACGATCAGGCCATCCCCACACGATTTTCTTTAAATAATCAGGATTGGGATCCGGGAGAAGCAGTTCTTCCAATTAATAGGAGGTATGCGCTTACTGCCGGTAAAGAATTTGGAGATTTCAGAATTTTACTTACCGCTTCAAATTCTTCTTCCTTTGAATATAATGAAGGAACTTTCGCTAACTATCGTAACAACGATTTTGAAGATGGTTTTACCGATGCTACCAATTACAAAAAGACCGATAATAACACGGCTCTCTTAGATCTGGGTTATGAGATAAACGATAATAACAGGATTAAAGCAACCAGCTTATTCATCAATAAAGTCTCAGATGAAGTTTTTGAAGGAGGAAGAAACGGTGAAGGCGTTGTTTTTGAGGAAAGTGATCGAGGAGATGGTTTCAACCAGTTTGTTCGTGACCAGAATACCAAACAAACAAGGTTATGGGTAAACCAGCTGCATGGTTTCCATGAACTATGGGATGGCAAAAATGAACTTGAATGGGCTGCAGGTTATAATATGGTAGATGCCGATGAGCCTAACCGTATTAGAAACGAAGTGAACATTCATCCTACAAAGCCAATTCTACTTGGTGAAACAAACGCTTATCAGCAAAGAAAATCTGTGCAGCAGATTGATGATATCGAATTCAATGGATTAATAGAAAATCAATATAATTTTATTCAGGAGGATGAAACTGAAAAGAAGTTATTCGTAAAAATTGGAGGGAACTATCGTAATAAGCAAAGGGATTTCTATTCTCGATTCTTTGGAACCGAAGAAAGAGATTATAATACTATAAACCCTACTTCTATTGATAATCTTAGCGGGATATTCACTACTGAAAACTTCAACTCAGGAGCTCTTGCTTTTAATGTACTTAACCCTGATATCTACGAAGGTAGTCTGGAATCTATTGCGGGTTTTACTTTTTTCAACTATGGGAATACAAAATGGAATGTAAACCTTGGCGCTAGGATTCAACAAGATGATATCAATGTAATATTTGATGTGAACAACTACCCATCAAATCTTCCAAATTTCGTGTATAAATCATACGACAATATTTATCCAAGTATCAATTTTAGATTCTCTCCTAGCAAAGATTCTAACATTAGACTGGCAGCAAGTAGAACGATTACTTTTCCTGAATTTAAGGAAATTGCACCTTTTGAATATGTTTCCCAAACAGGCCTGGTTACAAGGGGTAACCCAGACCTGGAAGCTTCCACAAATACGAACCTGGATCTTAAATATGAAATTTTCCCAAGCTCCGGAGAATTGATTTCATTAACCGGATTCTATAAGAAAATTGATAATCCCATCAACAAAGCCAGAGAGAGGGGATCTGCTCCTGTATTCTCCTATTTCAATGCAGGAGAAGAAGCTAACATTTATGGATTGGAGCTAGAAGCCAGAATGGATGTGATCGAAAATAAAAACGAAGCAGGTCTTGACCTCTCAGTATCAGGGAATGTGACTAGAATGTGGCATTCTCAGGATCTTAAGGATGTATATGACGATGCAGGGAAGTTTATTAGAACCTTCCGCTATAATAGGAAAGATGAAATAGGACTTCAGGGAGCTTCAGACTGGATCTTCAATGCTTCAGTAAATGTTTCAACAGAAACTGAAAAACCTTTCCAGGCAACGCTTGTAGGAGCTTACGCTTCAGATAAAATTTTTGCTTTAGGAAACCCTGAAAGTCAGAGACTGGACCAGATTGATATTCAATATAACGATGAGATCATTGAAAAAGGATTTGTAACCCTGGATCTTATCATGTCTAAAGAACTTAATGACGGTTGGGAGCTTCAGTTTAGAGGTCAAAATTTACTTAACCCGGAGATTGAAAGGTTCCAGGCGATAAGACCAATTTCAGGAAACATAGATGAATCCAATCAAACAGTAAGATCTTATAATCGTGGAGCTGTAATAAGCCTAGGAGTAAACTATAGTTTTTAA
- a CDS encoding DUF4271 domain-containing protein, translating into MQATERIYEFQDWITIIFLACLVLLVLAKLLFPQRFEEFISLLNSGKFIAFKGKENKAFHPFNILLLLIQALAVSVFLYIAYTYFFNISDPDLIIYIRIFTAYFCLILIKAGVEKIIGNIFDLDEKIDYYLFQKFSYRNFISLFLLSVSLLLIYTINPTALLIGLVGVSAIIANTIALIIIFKKNQNVLSANWFYFILYLCALEIAPYIILYKLITN; encoded by the coding sequence ATGCAGGCCACAGAAAGAATTTATGAATTTCAGGATTGGATTACCATTATTTTCCTGGCATGTCTTGTTCTTCTGGTTCTTGCAAAATTATTATTCCCACAACGATTCGAGGAATTTATATCCCTCCTGAACTCCGGCAAATTTATAGCCTTTAAAGGAAAAGAGAATAAAGCTTTTCATCCTTTTAACATTTTATTATTATTGATACAGGCTTTAGCCGTTTCTGTGTTTCTATATATCGCCTACACCTATTTTTTCAATATTTCAGACCCAGATTTAATTATCTACATTCGTATTTTTACGGCGTACTTTTGTCTAATTCTCATTAAGGCCGGAGTAGAGAAGATCATAGGGAATATTTTTGATCTCGATGAGAAGATAGACTACTATCTCTTTCAAAAATTTAGTTACCGAAACTTTATATCTCTTTTCCTGTTATCGGTCTCGTTACTTTTAATTTATACTATTAATCCAACCGCATTACTTATAGGGCTGGTAGGAGTTTCAGCAATTATCGCTAACACTATTGCACTTATTATTATCTTCAAAAAAAATCAAAATGTACTTAGCGCCAATTGGTTCTATTTTATTTTGTACCTTTGCGCACTTGAAATCGCCCCTTATATTATTTTGTATAAGCTAATTACAAACTAA
- the tyrS gene encoding tyrosine--tRNA ligase — protein sequence MEKNFVEELNWRGMLHDSMPGTEEHLSKDMRSAYVGIDPTADSLHIGHLVGVMMLRHFQLAGHKPYALVGGATGMIGDPSGKSAERNLLDEATLRHNQNSLKEQLSRFLDFESDIQNAAVLVNNYDWMKEFSFLDFIRDVGKHITVNYMMAKDSVKKRLSSESAEGMSFTEFTYQMVQGYDFLHLFREKNCTLQMGGSDQWGNITTGTELIRRIGDGKGYALTCPLITKADGTKFGKTEGGNIWLDANRTSPYKFYQYWLNTSDEDAEKYIKIFTFLSKGEIESLITKHREAPHQRELQKVLGKEVTTMVHSEAEFENALAASEVLFGKSTADDFRKLDEATFLDIFEGVPQAEVSMSDIEEGLDMIAALSAKTNFLNSNGEARRALKENSVSVNKEKVKEDYTITSSDLINNKYVILNKGKKNTYIIHAK from the coding sequence ATGGAAAAGAATTTTGTTGAAGAATTAAACTGGCGTGGCATGTTACACGATTCTATGCCGGGAACAGAAGAACATCTATCTAAAGATATGAGATCAGCCTATGTTGGGATAGATCCTACGGCCGATTCACTACATATTGGTCATCTGGTAGGAGTTATGATGCTTAGGCATTTTCAACTTGCCGGTCATAAGCCTTATGCATTAGTAGGTGGAGCGACCGGAATGATTGGAGATCCGTCGGGAAAATCGGCTGAAAGAAATCTTCTGGATGAAGCTACGCTGCGACATAATCAAAATTCCCTGAAAGAACAGCTTTCGAGATTCCTGGATTTTGAATCAGATATACAAAACGCTGCTGTATTGGTTAATAATTATGACTGGATGAAAGAATTCTCATTTCTTGATTTTATTAGAGATGTGGGAAAGCATATCACGGTTAATTATATGATGGCAAAGGATTCGGTTAAAAAGCGATTATCTTCAGAATCTGCGGAGGGAATGTCATTTACCGAGTTTACTTATCAAATGGTGCAGGGCTATGATTTTTTGCACCTTTTCAGAGAAAAAAACTGTACCCTTCAAATGGGAGGAAGCGACCAGTGGGGGAATATTACTACGGGAACTGAGCTTATTCGAAGAATAGGAGATGGAAAAGGTTATGCGCTTACCTGCCCACTGATCACCAAGGCCGATGGTACAAAATTTGGTAAAACAGAAGGTGGTAATATATGGCTGGATGCTAATAGAACCTCTCCTTACAAGTTTTATCAATACTGGTTGAATACCAGTGATGAAGATGCTGAAAAATATATCAAGATATTTACTTTTTTAAGCAAAGGAGAAATTGAATCTTTAATCACGAAACACAGGGAAGCACCCCACCAAAGAGAATTACAAAAGGTTCTTGGAAAAGAAGTGACTACGATGGTACATTCTGAAGCAGAATTCGAAAATGCTTTGGCGGCTTCTGAAGTTCTATTTGGAAAAAGCACGGCAGATGATTTCAGAAAACTAGATGAGGCTACCTTCTTAGATATTTTTGAAGGTGTGCCACAAGCCGAGGTATCAATGAGCGATATTGAAGAAGGACTGGATATGATAGCTGCACTTTCTGCAAAGACCAATTTTCTTAATTCTAATGGTGAAGCAAGAAGAGCATTAAAGGAAAATTCAGTTTCTGTGAACAAGGAAAAGGTGAAAGAAGACTATACGATCACTTCTTCAGACCTTATCAATAATAAATATGTGATTCTAAATAAAGGGAAAAAGAACACTTATATTATTCACGCTAAATAA